DNA from Salvelinus namaycush isolate Seneca chromosome 6, SaNama_1.0, whole genome shotgun sequence:
CTATAGCTACCAGTGGAAGAAAAGTCAATGTAAGTCTGTCAATTTTAATTCATAACGTTTGGATCCACAAAAATATTAtgtactgaacaacaatataagcgcaacatgcaacaatttcaaatatatatatttgttcattttacccccctttttctccccaatttcatggtatccaattgttagtagttacaatcttgtctcatcgctacgactcccgtacgggctcgggagagacgaaggttgagagccatgcgtcctccaaaacacaacccaactgcttcttaacacagaacgcatccaacccggaagccagccgcaccactgtgtcagaggaaacaccgtgcacctagcgacctggtcagcgtgcactgcgcccggcccgccacaggagtcgctagtgcgcgatgagacaaggatatccctaccggccaaaccctccctaacccagacgacgctaggccaattgtgcgtcgccccatggacctcctgGTCGCGTCCGGctgctcgaacccagagtctttGGTTGTAtagctagcactgagatgcagtgccttagaccactgcaccacccgggaggctgatttcaaagattttactgagttactgttcatatTAGGaactcagtcaattgaaataaattaattggggctcccaagtggtgcaggcgtctaaggcactgcatctcagtgctggaggcgtcactacagaccctggttcaattccagtctgtatcacaactggttgtgattgggagtcccatagggcggcacaccaTTGGCACagcgttgttagggtttggctgttattgtaaataagaatttgttcttaactgacttgccttgttaaataaagattaaataaaattagggcgtaatctatggatttcacatgactgggcaggggcacagccatgggtgggcctgtaGCCAGGCACAGCCagtcagaattagtttttccccacaaaagggctttgttacagatagaaatactcctcagtttcatcagctgtccgggtggctggtttcagacgatcctgcaggtgaagaagccggatgtggtgtcctgggctggcgtggttacacgtggtctgcagttatgaggccagttggacgtactgccaaattctgtaaaacaacgttggaggtggcttgtggtagagaattgaacatgaaattctctggcaacagctctggtggacattcctgcagtcaccatGCCAATTCCACGCCGAAATGTTTGCTTTATATCTTCTCTTTGCTAAATTTTTACATCAGATGTTGTTGGAAGGAAGTTAGACTTGTGACAGTGAGTGATACAACAATGGAAATTTCACAATCTTCACATTTAGTTCTTTTTTCCCCCCATAATTTTGCCAATGATGAAACTTTGACTAGATCTTTAATCAACAAATAAAGCTTGTTCAGAACTGCAGATACTTGAAATCAACTGGTATAGAGCAGACAGCAAGACCAAAAGAAGATGACATTATTGGGTCAAAGGGTCAGCATGAAGAAAGAACACAAATTACGCacataaagaagagagagaaagatggagagaagtTACTCTGTGGTTAACATTTCAGTGCGTCATCAAAGGAAGTCCACAGCGAGTGTGTGTCAGTTGTGATTCTCAtgccctgggtgtgtgtgtgtgtgtgtgtagagggggaGGCCACAGCACCTGAAGGCTGAGTGACTGGGTTCATTCTGATACCCTTTCAGAAAGATGAAGCATCTGTTGGTCtggctgctcctctcctccctctgttccctctcatCTTGGGGTAGGTTACAAAATATTGAGTTACACATTTATTTGGACCATCAGTATCTTAGATTAAACCAACACCatattggctaaccgggctaaaACATCACAATGTTTTTAAAGGGACGGTAATTTACATATTCTACTGGTCTGGACATTACCTTTTAGTTTCTCTTAACTTGTTTTCATTCATTTCACTGTAGTCAATGCATTTATTTTGGGatcattaacaacaacaacaatgctTGTAGAATTCATTAAACTACGCGTATACCCCGTTTTATACCATGGTTTATACCATGGTTTATACCCCGTTTTATACCATGTTTTATACCCCGTTTTAAACCATGGTTTATACCCGATTTTATACTCGGTTTTATACCCAGTTTTATACCATGGTTTATACCCCGTTTTATACCATGTTTTATACCCCATTTTAAACCATGGTTTATACCCCATTTTATACTCGGTTTTATACCCAGTTTTATACCATGGTTTATACCCCGTTTTATACCATGTTTTATACCATGGTTTATACCATGTTTTATACCATGTTTTATACCATGGTTTATACCCCGTTTTATACCATGTTTTATACCATGGTTTATACCATGTTTTATACCATGTTTTATACCATGGTTTAAACCCCGTTTTATACCCCATTCTATACCATGTTTTATACCATGGTTTATACCCTGTTTTATACCATGGTTTATACCCTGTTTTATACTCCGTTTTATACCATGGTTTATACCGTGGTTTATACTCCGTTTTATACCCAGTTTTATACCATGTTTTATATGGTAATAATTATTTTGATTTGGTAATGGTACCACCCTAATATGAATACATTACATCAGCTTCATGAATGTCATACTATTTAGCCTTGTCATTTGATGTTTCACTAATatgctgttttctctctctctccacaggtaTAAGCGACACGTTGGTGGTGATCCAGTCTCCTCATAATGTAACAGTAACAGAGGGGGACACTGTTCAGATCCAGTGCTGCTGGAATACAAATGTGTCAAGAGCGACAGTTAATCTGCATAAAGAAGGACACACCGAGATAAAATATAATAGTTTACTGGTCAACAACAGTCAGTGTCATGACAGGGCATCTCAACAGACTGTAGCCTGTAACTGCTCAAATTGGACCATCTCAAACCTCACCAGAAATGACATGGGAACTTACCTCTGTAAAGTTACTATAGAGATACCATCTTTTATTGAATCCGTTGGGAATGGGACACGGATAACAGTTACGTCCCAAAATACGACAAACAATGGCGAGTATTGATTAGAGACAGTTAACATTTCTTTGGGGAAAGTTATACATTAAGAACAAGTTAAACTGGTTATAGATCTTATTGCAATAGTTTGCTAATAACTCCACTCATTCTACACAGCAGATTCCTCAGAAGGAAATCTGCCCCAACTGCTGCCTATCATGATTCCACTTGCTGTCCTGCCACTGTTCCTCATCGCTCTCATCTGCCTGTACAGGGCACGGAAAAGACACCAAGGTCAGAGGGCATTGCGATATTATGTTTATTTGACATCTTTACATCAGTGCTTGACTGGAGCTGAGTACCGACACCtcacatgttctactgcttgagctcctgttcttCTTATAGAATAtcagctcaaaagtattgtggagcctctgcacctaaatataaaacagtaccggcacctatttcagtccaagtcaaacaCTGCTATAGGATACTACACTTGTGTGCTTATGAAAGCGATGGTAGCTTTTCAAACAACGTTTACATATGTGTACATTCATAGAGTAGATCAGAACCTACAATCCGACGGTGTACATTTTCATTTCTATAGAGCAGCCACGGAGTCTTGTCTTTCAAGCCGTTTCACCCTAAACTTGCAGCAGTCCCTAGTTTTGTATTTCAAGCCCATTTTGCAACAGATCAGAGTTACAGTATATATTCAACGCTGTATCACTTTGTTACCATGCAAGACAGTGAGTTGACGCATCCTGTTATTTGGTTGTTTTTCTGTGTACGCCCTTGATATCTACAAACCCGTGAAAAAGTATAAACCTGTGGAAGAAGTTGCACCCTTTCTGAtgttctctatttttgcatatttttagtactgaatgttatcagatcttcaaccaaaacctaaaattagataaagggaacctaagtttacaacaaaaaaaatgtaaaaggatgcttattttatttatttaattatcaaagttatgcaacacccaactcccctgtgtgaaaaagtaattgcccctttacactcaataactggttgttccacctttagctctaatgactgcaaccaaacacttcctgtagttgttgatcagtctctcacattgctgtggaggatttttggcccactcttcaatgcagaactgctgtaactcagcgacatttgtgggttttcaagcatgaactgctcgtttcacgTCCTgtcacaacatctcaattgggattaggtctggattttgactaggccattccaaaacttcatatttgttgatttttagccattttcatgtagacttgatagtgtgttttggatcattgtctcgCTGCATGACTCAGCTGcacttcagctcacagacggatggcctgacattctcctgtagaattctctgataacAATTCAGTGTTTTAGTTTTcgccagacataatgggacccatctcatccacaaagttgactcaagtttgccaggaagcacctggatgatcatcaagactcttggaagaatgttctatggacagatgagtcaaaagtataactttttggacaaCATGGTTCCCATTATgcctggtgaaaaccaaacactgcattctgCAGTAAacacctcataccaacggtcaagcatggtggtggtacagtaacatggtgttggtagtgtgatggtttggggatgctttgctgcctcaggacctggacgacttgcctttatagaaggaaccatgaattctgctctgtatcagagaattctacaggagaatgtcaggccatccgtctgtgagctgatgCTGAAgagcagctgggtcatgcagcaagacattgatccaaaacacacaatcaattctacatgaaaatgtctaaaaataaataaatttgaCATTTTGggatggcctagtcaaagtccagacctaatcccaattcaGATGTTttggcaggacttgaaacaagCAGTTCATTCTTGAAAACCCACAGTTCTGCATTGAAGCATGGGCCAAAAATCCTCCACAGTGACGTCAGAGACTGATCAAccactacaggaagcgtttggttggagtcatttcaGCTAAAGATGGCACAAGCAGTTTTTTTTGTGTAAGGGGGCAATAACTTTTTCACACAGAggcattgggtgttgcacaaCAATGTTAATGGAATACATTAAATAAGCATGtaatgttgtgttatttgttcactcagatTCCCTTTATCTAATTTTAGGTTTTGAtggaagatctgataacattcagtatcaaaaatatgcaaaaatagagaaaactAGAAAGGAGGCAAATATTTAGTTTACAACACTGTATGTGTTTGGTGTATGCAGGTGGTGCCCCAGACAGAGCAACCAGGGTGATCCACGAGGCCCCCAACCATGAGGACGAGGAGTTGAAGATGGAGGAGCTGGAAGAGGCCGCCAACCAGAGCTCCTC
Protein-coding regions in this window:
- the LOC120049199 gene encoding uncharacterized protein LOC120049199; this translates as MKHLLVWLLLSSLCSLSSWGISDTLVVIQSPHNVTVTEGDTVQIQCCWNTNVSRATVNLHKEGHTEIKYNSLLVNNSQCHDRASQQTVACNCSNWTISNLTRNDMGTYLCKVTIEIPSFIESVGNGTRITVTSQNTTNNDSSEGNLPQLLPIMIPLAVLPLFLIALICLYRARKRHQGGAPDRATRVIHEAPNHEDEELKMEELEEAANQSSSSRGSTQWCQVQVYESLDYMALPTQDKG